ACTATTGACGGGCATGTAGGTAAATTGGGCCAAAGAAGACACGACTCAACCTTTTggcataaacaaggccacagctttattaacaaaccaaggcaagagatgtagaATAATCCCCAGGCAACTGTCCAGCTTCTGACCTGGGCTCAAGGGGTGCCCTgggtctgcctccccccccctagccggctacctcctggctccgagcccctggccttcccagctgggcaaGGCTGCGCTTGGTGTTAGTcgatctcttatggagaccccctcTTCAGGGCCCAGTATGCAAACTGATCCCTGGACTACCTATTCTACCTCATGCCCCTgttccacagctgtgacaaagaaTGAACCATTTTttacagggtgggagggtgggtatgTGTTCTCCGGCTCTTCCAAAATGGCGAGGGGGGTGACACAGAACTTGTGGCACTTATAAACAGGCACCCGGCTCCACCCTCCACACTGTCGCTGATGTGCTCACTAGCACACCGGTGTTCCCTGGGCCGTCGCTTCCTTCTGGCCCGTCCCTCCAGCCTCATCAACTGCAGCCTTGTTTAGCTGCGGCCGCTCTTTACACTGGTGTAATGGAATCATTAGAGCCTTTcgtggtgcaaagtggtaaggcagccgacatgctgtctgaagctctgaccatgaggctgggagttcgatcccagcagccggctcaaggttgacttgggggtaaagggtaatgactggggaaggcactggcaaaccaccccgtattgagtctgccaagaaaacgctggagggcgtgaccccaagggtcagacatgacccggtgcttgcacaggggatacctttacctttaatagaatCACACCTTACAGTGCAGTGAGTATGTCACAGGTTAAACAGGTTAAGCAGGTTAACAactgcccttcaaggctgacctcACCAGATTACTTGCGTATTCCAATTCAAACAGAATGAGAGAATGAGGAAATTCTTAAGGGCTCCTGAACCCCTGCTAGCTATTCATTGCCTTTCAGAAAAGAGTTGCCTTCCTACCAAAAGGACCCAAATCTATTTTAGGGCTTCCTCCACTGCTCAAACTGGTTATTTGATCCAGACATTTTGATAGGTCCAGTGTGTGTCAGTTTGGCAAAGaaaccatttttttaattttgatttcTGAAGCAGAGAGATGGTGAGCAGGaaaatagagaaagggagaagacaGCTGCTATCCTGACAGTCCGAACAAAATTTGATAGCATCAAGCCAATGTCTGCCTATGCATCATGACCATAGTGTTCTTCAGAtgtatcccatccaaatactaagcagagcTGACTCGGGACATGCACTAACAGGAAAATCTGGACCATTTCAGGTTCGGAAGAATCTGCCTCGTACCAGCAGAAGCTcagcagaagcagctgcttcagccaAAGCTTTGGCTTGAGCTCTTCGGCTGTAGCCAGAGTGCTTCACCCATTAAAGTCTCTCATGCCCACTCCAACCAGGCCAGAGCCACGCTGCCATGGTGGGCATGGAGCTTGCTTTGGGGAGCCAGGAAATTAagtgccctcctccccctcctcaaagcCTGCCCTCTTGGTCTCTGGGAGTTGGCACAGCTGCCTTCTTGGGCTGGTGCAGCACTTGCcccatctcagcctcacccaggtaGCAGGGTGATGCACCTTGACACCCAGCAGGATGGTAGGATGCTCCCCTCAATGGTGCACTCATTCTGCAGTGCTCAGGGGAGATGGAAGCCATTGAGGCTGATGCTGATTGCATCACCCTTCAAGCAGGCAGTCGGAGAGCTGGGATAGCTTCCTTCCTGACAGGGTTCAGGGGACCAGCTGCAGGTGAGGGAAGGGAGTGAGTGGCGGTGGCGGCCCGGGCAGGGAGCAGGCCAGAGTGGGGCTCTTGCTCTCCTCCAGGTCAGGCCTCATGAAAGGAATGTTGCTCCAGGTAGGTGAAGCAAGAAAAGCATGCCGAAGCATGCAGAAGCATGCTGAAGTACACtttgaacagctgctttggctctGTCTCCCTGTAGGATTGAGTTGATTTGTCTCCAAGGCAACCCTGCTTCAGAGATTTTTCAACCAAAGCAGTCTGAAGTGCACACTCCTagtgttgaccctgcttagcttctgagattcaaCAAGTTCaatcttgcctgggctatccctgTCAGGCTGTAGTCAAACAAACCCTACACAACCAATCTTTTATTATAATGccttcaaaaaaattaaaaggtaaaggtaaaggtatcccctgtgcaagcattgggtcatatctgacccttggggtgacaccctctagtgttttcatggcagactcaatacggggtggtttgccattcccttccccaatcattaccgtttaccccccagcaagctgggtactcattttaccaaccttggaaggatggaaggctgaatcaaatttgagccggctgctgggatcaaactcccagcctcgtggtcagagcttcagactgcatgtctgctgctttaccactctgcaccacaagaggctcttcaatataATCACGTTAATCCAAATGTTTCTCTCATATTTTTTATAGAGAACAGATTCAGCCATTGTGGtacttttttgtttatttctatgAATAGCAGCTAATTAAAGGTACAGAAGCAAATTAGATGTACAGATTAGTTGTACTTCTTGCACAACTGAAATAGCATAAAACAGTATGTCTGTGGTGGCAGAAAAGCAGGTTTCCCAATGTAGTTAACCTAGAATGTACTACATAAGAGCAATTGCACTTAATGACTGTCAGATTAAAGACACAAGAGTTTTCCAAATATTCCTGTGTTTGCAATAAGCTTCAGTTCACATGTACAGTAAAGGAGTAGAATGCATCATGTAGTGCtagatggttgttgttgttaggtgcgaagtcgtgtccgacccatcgcgaccccatggacaattatcctccaggccttcctgtcctctaccattcctcggagtccatttaatttttcaCCTAGAAGGTTACTTTATCCTTAACAGTTTTTTCACTCCAACTTTGATCTCTTGATTCCTCATGCTATAGATCAATGGATTCAGCAAAGGTGAAATCATGGAATATATCACAGATAATGCTAAATCAAGATGGGATGGTATTTTTGAGGTTGGCATGAGGTAGGCAATGGATCCAGTGAATACTAATATGGAGAACACCGTGAGGTGGGGTAGACATGTCGAGaaggcttttttccttccctgcaCAGATGGGATTCTAAGTACCACAAGGAAGATGTGTATATAAGTGACAATAATGAAGATAAAGCACCCAAACAGCATGATAACACTTAGTACAAGTGCCGCAAGTTCAATCTGGAATGAATCAGAACAAGCGAGATTAAGTAATCGCGGTATTTCACAGAAAAACTGATTAATAATGTTAGAGCAGAAGGAAATCGTAAAGGTACCAGTGGTGTGCAGTGCTCCGTAGAGAAGACCACTGATCCATGTGGTGCCCACCATTTTAATGCAATCTCTCATGTTCATTATCATTTCATACTGAAACGGATTGCAAATGGCAATGTACCTATCGTACGCCATGACTGTGAGGAGGAAAATGTCAGAacctaaaaagaaaacaaacaagaagaccTGAGCAACACATCCAGAGTAAGAAATGTGTCTAGTATTCATGAGGGAATTCA
The Paroedura picta isolate Pp20150507F chromosome 16, Ppicta_v3.0, whole genome shotgun sequence genome window above contains:
- the LOC143826417 gene encoding olfactory receptor 14C36-like gives rise to the protein MPSNTSGFDFLLLEFSDVWELQILHFLVFLVFYVATLSGNLLIIFAVAFNHHLHTPMYFFLMNLAMQDLGQISVIVPKSMMNSLMNTRHISYSGCVAQVFLFVFFLGSDIFLLTVMAYDRYIAICNPFQYEMIMNMRDCIKMVGTTWISGLLYGALHTTGTFTISFCSNIINQFFCEIPRLLNLACSDSFQIELAALVLSVIMLFGCFIFIIVTYIHIFLVVLRIPSVQGRKKAFSTCLPHLTVFSILVFTGSIAYLMPTSKIPSHLDLALSVIYSMISPLLNPLIYSMRNQEIKVGVKKLLRIK